The Pan paniscus chromosome 3, NHGRI_mPanPan1-v2.0_pri, whole genome shotgun sequence genome includes a window with the following:
- the S100P gene encoding protein S100-P, whose product MTELETAMGMIIDVFSRYSGSEGSTQTLTKGELKVLMEKELPGFLQSGKDKDAVDKLLKDLDTNGDAQVDFSEFIVFVAAITSACHKHFEKAGLK is encoded by the exons ATGACAGAACTAGAGACAGCCATGGGCATGATCATAGACGTCTTTTCCCGATATTCGGGCAGTGAGGGCAGCACGCAGACCCTGACCAAGGGGGAGCTCAAGGTGCTGATGGAGAAGGAGCTACCAGGCTTCCTGCAG AGTGGAAAGGACAAGGATGCCGTGGATAAATTGCTCAAGGACCTGGACACCAATGGAGATGCCCAGGTGGACTTCAGTGAGTTCATCGTGTTCGTGGCTGCAATCACGTCTGCCTGTCACAAGCACTTTGAGAAGGCAGGACTCAAATGA